One genomic window of Pseudomonadota bacterium includes the following:
- a CDS encoding acyl-CoA dehydratase activase, whose translation MSCPGNRVKTEYFAGIDIGSTMTKVAIMGDVLLSSVIGPTGPEHRKLANKVMEEALAAASLAFGDLAYIVATGYGRINVPFADKQITEITCHAKGLHSLLPTAKTIVDIGGQDSKGIKLKDGKVISFVMNDKCAAGTGRFLEVIADALGVPLEKLGELSLSAGKAATISNTCTVFAEQEVTSQLANGEPVANLVAGIHEAIATRIYAMVSKLKISPDVAITGGGAKNIGLVKALEEKFGYPVLVPPEPLLTGAIGAAIAGKEAYEHAVRSGEILKRSGQGLQEATFFS comes from the coding sequence TTGTCATGTCCTGGCAATAGAGTAAAAACCGAATACTTTGCCGGAATTGATATCGGGTCTACTATGACCAAGGTGGCTATCATGGGGGATGTCCTCCTGTCATCTGTCATCGGGCCTACAGGGCCTGAACACCGGAAGCTGGCCAATAAAGTAATGGAAGAGGCCCTTGCAGCAGCTTCGCTTGCCTTCGGGGACCTTGCCTATATTGTTGCAACCGGATACGGCAGGATAAACGTTCCCTTTGCAGACAAACAGATCACCGAGATTACCTGTCACGCAAAAGGACTCCATAGCCTTCTCCCGACAGCAAAAACGATTGTGGACATAGGGGGTCAGGACAGCAAAGGCATTAAACTGAAGGACGGCAAGGTTATCAGCTTTGTCATGAATGATAAATGCGCTGCCGGGACAGGGCGGTTTCTTGAAGTAATCGCTGATGCCCTGGGTGTTCCGCTGGAAAAACTCGGTGAATTATCTCTCTCAGCCGGAAAGGCAGCAACCATCAGCAACACCTGCACGGTTTTTGCAGAGCAGGAGGTAACCTCTCAGCTTGCAAATGGTGAGCCTGTTGCCAATCTGGTTGCAGGAATACATGAGGCCATTGCCACAAGGATATATGCCATGGTAAGTAAGCTTAAAATCTCACCGGATGTTGCCATAACCGGCGGCGGCGCAAAAAATATAGGTTTGGTCAAGGCATTGGAAGAAAAGTTCGGATATCCGGTGCTGGTTCCTCCCGAACCCCTGCTTACAGGTGCAATAGGCGCAGCTATTGCCGGGAAAGAAGCGTACGAGCATGCTGTTAGAAGCGGAGAAATTCTGAAAAGGAGCGGACAGGGATTACAGGAGGCCACGTTCTTTTCGTAA
- a CDS encoding acyl-CoA dehydratase activase, which yields MAYVLGIDIGSGFSKAVICKDKAILSHAIMPSGGNYKETAWKVAEIALERINLSMSDISSTIATGYGATMVDFADQSITDISCHAAGVHLLFPRVRTLIDIGAQFSKAIRLNDAGKVINFVLNEKCAGGSGKFLHVIARILHMNIEEIGELSLKSDNPVEFTTGCAVFAESEAVSRIAEGALPSDILAGVHKAMASKIVNLVVRLGLIQDCAITGGGAKDLGLVRAIEGELNTDIIVPEEPRITAAFGAALSASENIHQ from the coding sequence ATGGCTTATGTACTCGGTATTGATATAGGTTCCGGTTTTTCAAAGGCTGTGATATGCAAAGACAAAGCTATCCTGTCACATGCAATTATGCCTTCAGGAGGGAACTATAAAGAAACAGCCTGGAAAGTTGCAGAGATTGCCCTTGAAAGGATTAATCTCTCTATGAGCGATATCTCTTCCACAATAGCCACCGGTTATGGAGCAACAATGGTTGATTTTGCCGATCAATCAATTACGGATATCTCATGCCATGCTGCCGGTGTTCATCTTTTATTCCCACGGGTTAGAACGCTTATCGACATAGGAGCCCAGTTCAGTAAAGCAATACGGCTAAATGATGCAGGGAAAGTCATCAACTTTGTATTGAATGAAAAGTGCGCCGGGGGAAGCGGCAAGTTTCTTCATGTCATCGCCCGCATTCTTCACATGAATATAGAGGAGATCGGGGAACTTTCACTTAAGTCCGATAACCCTGTTGAGTTTACAACGGGCTGCGCTGTTTTTGCTGAATCAGAGGCAGTGTCGCGCATAGCCGAGGGAGCCCTTCCGAGCGATATCCTTGCCGGTGTGCATAAGGCTATGGCATCAAAGATTGTAAACCTTGTTGTGCGCCTTGGTCTTATTCAGGATTGTGCAATAACAGGCGGAGGCGCAAAGGATCTTGGTCTGGTCAGAGCCATAGAGGGAGAACTTAACACGGATATCATTGTTCCTGAGGAACCCAGGATTACTGCCGCATTTGGAGCAGCCCTTTCAGCCTCAGAAAATATTCACCAATAA
- a CDS encoding 2-hydroxyacyl-CoA dehydratase family protein, whose product MADDKKPRVLATQAAAKIPKFVRGNMSETLKAKEEGKKVAYAYINGGQDEIMRAMDIVPAWGESFSGVCAAKRDAEKYLQKAEADNFSRSLCTYATCTLGFDMLREELGGEMPQGAPWGGMGRPDMIIGSGQQLCDPRFKWPQATQHYLQDVPVFVGSMYYPPWDPNMDHKEQENIYVKYATEELRACVSFCEKHIGKKMDWDRLAALVDLSDKTWDIFIDTYELRKAVPTPMDTGDAMNTMVPLTFNLGTQEAYDFYADLNNELKQKIEQKQGVADEEKYRVLWGAGLPSWFALGDFQYFNSKGAVFPAETTYRNAEKIERLDLPKTNDPLEHIAWRWVRFWTHWYDKARQRPGSIPKVERIIEYVEDYKCDGVVFHSAFSCRSWHAGIVQQAEILRKVYRDIPVLIMEGDIVDISSYNEADTHNRIDAFIEALEATRKKGN is encoded by the coding sequence ATGGCTGATGATAAAAAACCAAGAGTACTTGCAACCCAGGCAGCAGCAAAAATACCAAAATTCGTACGTGGAAATATGTCTGAAACCCTTAAGGCAAAAGAAGAAGGGAAAAAGGTAGCCTACGCCTATATTAATGGCGGCCAGGATGAAATCATGAGGGCCATGGATATTGTACCCGCCTGGGGCGAAAGCTTTTCAGGTGTTTGTGCGGCCAAGCGCGATGCTGAAAAATACCTGCAGAAGGCAGAAGCGGATAACTTTTCCCGTTCATTGTGCACATATGCGACCTGTACCCTTGGTTTTGACATGTTGCGTGAGGAACTGGGCGGTGAGATGCCCCAAGGGGCGCCATGGGGCGGCATGGGAAGGCCGGACATGATTATAGGCAGCGGTCAGCAATTGTGTGACCCCAGATTTAAATGGCCTCAGGCAACACAGCATTATCTGCAGGATGTGCCTGTCTTTGTTGGAAGTATGTATTATCCGCCCTGGGACCCGAACATGGATCACAAGGAACAGGAAAATATCTACGTGAAATATGCAACAGAGGAACTGCGTGCATGTGTAAGCTTTTGCGAGAAACATATTGGCAAAAAAATGGACTGGGACAGACTCGCGGCCCTTGTTGATCTATCAGATAAGACATGGGATATCTTTATCGACACCTACGAACTGCGCAAGGCAGTCCCGACGCCTATGGATACGGGCGATGCAATGAATACCATGGTGCCTTTGACGTTTAATCTCGGCACACAGGAAGCCTACGATTTTTATGCAGACCTTAATAATGAGTTGAAGCAGAAAATAGAACAGAAGCAGGGCGTGGCTGATGAAGAGAAATACCGGGTCCTTTGGGGAGCAGGACTTCCTTCGTGGTTTGCCCTTGGTGATTTTCAGTATTTCAACAGCAAGGGCGCTGTGTTTCCGGCAGAGACAACCTATCGTAATGCCGAAAAGATTGAGCGGCTTGACCTCCCGAAGACAAATGATCCCCTGGAGCACATTGCCTGGAGATGGGTACGGTTCTGGACCCATTGGTACGATAAGGCACGGCAACGCCCAGGTTCCATACCGAAAGTTGAGCGTATTATTGAATATGTTGAAGACTATAAATGTGACGGCGTGGTCTTTCATTCCGCCTTTTCCTGCCGTAGCTGGCATGCAGGGATCGTTCAGCAGGCAGAAATCCTGAGAAAGGTTTACAGGGACATACCTGTCCTTATCATGGAAGGCGACATAGTAGATATAAGCTCTTACAACGAGGCAGACACACATAACAGAATCGATGCTTTCATCGAGGCACTTGAAGCAACAAGAAAGAAAGGTAATTAA